The Malus domestica chromosome 10, GDT2T_hap1 genome contains a region encoding:
- the LOC103446886 gene encoding ubiquinol oxidase 4, chloroplastic/chromoplastic, which translates to MAASTLSSTVFAFSASRSSSSLGARSLKNSAFSSRNRFPHNPISARPSISRVRATILQEDEEKVVVEESFEFKASTFDELKASSENSPENSSSSAFESWVIKIEQTFNIFLTDTVIKVLDTLYHDRDYARFFVLETIARVPYFAFMSVLHMYESFGWWRRADYLKVHFAESWNEMHHLLIMEELGGNAWWFDRFLAQHIAVFYYFMTAFMYVISPRMAYHFSECVESHAFSTYDKFIKARGEDLKKMPAPEVAVKYYTSGDMYLFDEFQTSRPPNSRRPKIENLYDTFLNIRDDEAEHCKTMKACQTHGNLLSPHSRTEGSLEDDSTCVVPQTDCEGIADCIKKSVTTTPAK; encoded by the exons ATGGCGGCATCGACTCTGTCTTCGACGGTGTTTGCATTCTCCGCCTCccgctcttcttcttctctcggAGCAAGGAGCTTGAAGAATTCAGCCTTTTCATCCCGGAATCGTTTTCCTCACAATCCCATTTCAGCTCGTCCGTCGATTTCCAG AGTTCGAGCAACTATTCTGCAAGAAGATGAAGAGAAAGTGGTAGTGGAGGAGTCCTTTGAGTTCAAGGCTTCAACCTTCGATGAATTGAAAGCAAGCAGTGAGAATTCCCCAGAGAATTCgtcttcaagtgcttttgagaGCTGGGTTATCAAGATTGAACAAACCTTCAACATCTTTCTTACG GATACAGTGATAAAGGTACTTGATACTCTGTACCACGACCGAGACTATGCAAGGTTCTTCGTACTGGAAACTATCGCAAGGGTTCCTTACTTTG CTTTTATGTCTGTTCTGCACATGTACGAGAGTTTTGGCTGGTGGAGAAGAGCAGATTATCTGAAGGTGCATTTTGCAGAAAGCTGGAATGAGATGCACCATTTGCTTATCATGGAA GAATTGGGGGGAAACGCTTGGTGGTTTGACCGCTTTCTTGCTCAGCACATCGCAGTCTTCTATTATTTTATGACTGCCTTTATGTATGTAATAAGCCCAAGGATGGCAT ATCACTTCTCTGAATGTGTAGAGAGCCATGCATTTTCAACCTACGACAAGTTTATCAAGGCCCGAGGag AGGATTTGAAAAAGATGCCTGCTCCTGAGGTTGCTGTGAAATACTACACTAGCGGTGACATGTACTTATTTG ATGAATTTCAAACTTCAAGACCTCCCAATTCTCGAAGGCCAAAAATAG AGAATTTGTACGACACATTTCTGAACATAAGAGATGATGAAGCTGAACACTGTAAGACGATGAAGGCCTGCCAGACTCATGGGAACCTCTTGTCTCCTCACTCACGCACAGAAGGCTCCTTAGAAGATGACTCTACCTGCGTCGTTCCTCAAACAGATTGTGAAGGTATTGCAGATTGCATAAAGAAATCCGTCACAACAACGCCAGCAAAGTGA